A single region of the Ziziphus jujuba cultivar Dongzao chromosome 10, ASM3175591v1 genome encodes:
- the LOC132799769 gene encoding MDIS1-interacting receptor like kinase 2-like, translating to MNNMVSLFAYSMLSINKQVLFLSVFYMFFLQYLSSSAFFQTTPFVVTAANNEEAAALINWKLSLENQSQHLLSSWVRGSGHCNWVGVACDESKSIIHLNLSSFGLNGTLRNLSFSSFASLNIIDLQKNNFHGEIPSSLYHLTKLAHLDLENNHLSGFLSPAVGNLSRLSSICLSGNQFTGTIPKEIGLLTNLQTLMFGSNGFNGFIPKEIGHMKSLRNLYIDTNDLTGSIPTSFGNLTNLFELYLFKTNIFGHTPREIGKLRMLNDLFLFGNQLSGSIPVEIGNMSNLRKLDLSDNNLFGELPASIGNLSNINQIYLSKNSISGHIPREIGNLRNLWNLELADNTLSGIIPTEIGKLSILEVLNLNINNLSGPLPASIGNLTSSKNLQLALNSFTGQLPQQICGGGLLENFTAGENHFTGPIPTGLKNCSSLIRLRLDQNQLTGNLTEAFDIHPHLNYIDLSGNKFHGEVSSKWGQCQKLTNLNISNNNLSGSIPPSLSKATQLQVLDLSLNHLSGSIPDELGSLKLLFKLMLRGNKLSGEIPHRIGMLADLANLDLAENNLSGSIPKELGGCSKLLQLNLENNKFEGSVPWEIANLNSLQKLDLSSNLLVGKIPPQLAEMQRLEILNLSHNNFSSSISSDFGEMKSLTMVDMSFNQLEGPIPNSKAFHNAPFEAFRNNKGLCGNVTGLQLCPTKTQNRHGKEGKKVRILIILIPIFCSLFLLSIFVILYIHHRRRRVTKTNTPDDIETQNQDLFAIWSYDGKMVYENIIEATEEFNSKYCIGGGGTGSVYKAELSTGQVVAVKKLHANTDGDDHEMSQYLKAFTSEIQTLTQMRHLNIVKLYGFCSHPRHFFLVYEFIEGGNLRNVLNNEEEVEAFGWSKRIIVVKGVADALSYMHHDCLPPIIHRDISTKNILLNTERDQAYVSDFGTARILNPDSSNWTSFAGTFGYVAPELAYTREVNEKCDVYSFGALTLEILVGRHPGDLISSLTSMSSSSSSETPAYHKVALMDVLDRRLSLPSDQEARKMLYLAKIAFACLSGTPQSRPTMKQVAQKLSTQTRQLLKPFALHTLGDLLDFSDSTS from the exons ATGAACAACATGGTTTCCTTGTTTGCATATTCAATGTTGTCCATTAACAAACAGGTTTTATTCTTGTCAGTCTTCTATATGTTTTTTCTACAATACCTTTCTAGTTCAGCTTTCTTCCAAACTACACCGTTTGTTGTTACAGCAGCAAACAATGAGGAAGCAGCAGCTCTAATAAATTGGAAGCTCAGCCTTGAAAACCAAAGCCAACACCTTTTGTCTTCATGGGTTAGAGGCAGCGGCCATTGCAATTGGGTTGGAGTTGCTTGCGACGAGTCGAAAAGCATCATCCATTTGAACCTTTCAAGCTTTGGTTTAAACGGTACGCTACGAAATCTCAGCTTCTCATCCTTTGCAAGCCTCAATATTATTGATCTTCAAAAAAACAACTTTCATGGAGAAATTCCCAGTAGCCTATACCATCTAACCAAACTCGCTCATCTTGACTTGGAAAACAATCATCTCTCTGGTTTCCTTTCCCCTGCTGTTGGAAATCTTTCTCGTCTATCGTCTATTTGTCTCTCTGGGAATCAGTTCACCGGAACGATTCCAAAAGAGATTGGCTTATTGACAAATCTTCAAACACTTATGTTTGGCTCTAATGGTTTTAATGGCTTTATCCCTAAAGAAATTGGACACATGAAATCTTTGAGAAACCTTTATATAGATACTAACGACCTCACAGGTTCAATTCCTACCTCGTTTGGAAACTTGAccaatttatttgagttgtacctttttaaaactaacatttttggaCATACTCCAAGAGAAATTGGAAAACTGAGAATGTTAAacgacctttttctttttggcaacCAACTCTCTGGAAGTATTCCTGTAGAAATTGGGAATATGAGCAACCTAAGAAAGCTTGACCTTAGTGACAATAATCTTTTTGGTGAACTTCCTGCTTCCATAGGAAACTTGAGCAATATCAACCAAATTTATCTTTCTAAAAACAGCATTTCTGGACATATTCCCCGGGAAATTGGAAACCTGAGAAATTTATGGAACCTTGAGCTTGCTGACAATACACTTTCTGGTATTATTCCTACAGAAATTGGAAAGTTGAGCATCTTAGAGGTTCTTAACCTTAATATCAATAATCTCTCTGGCCCACTTCCTGCTTCCATAGGAAACCTGACTAGCTCAAAGAATCTACAATTGGCTTTAAATAGCTTCACTGGACAATTGCCACAACAAATATGTGGTGGAGGATTGCTTGAGAATTTTACTGCCGGTGAAAACCATTTTACAGGCCCAATCCCAACGGGCTTGAAAAATTGCAGCAGCCTTATTAGACTTAGGCTGGATCAAAACCAACTGACAGGAAATCTTACAGAAGCTTTCGATATTCACCCACACTTGAATTATATTGATCTAAGTGGTAACAAATTCCATGGTGAGGTTTCATCAAAGTGGGGGCAGTGCCAGAAGTTAACAAATCTCAACATCTCCAACAACAATCTTTCAGGCTCTATACCACCTTCACTTAGTAAGGCAACTCAGCTACAGGTTCTTGACCTATCCTTAAATCATCTATCAGGAAGTATTCCAGATGAACTTGGAAGTTTGAAGCTATTGTTCAAACTTATGCTACGTGGCAATAAACTATCTGGAGAGATTCCTCATAGAATCGGAATGCTAGCTGATCTAGCCAATTTAGACCTGGCAGAAAACAATCTAAGTGGCTCAATTCCAAAAGAACTTGGAGGGTGCTCCAAGCTGTTACAGTTGAATttggaaaacaataaatttgaaggCAGTGTTCCTTGGGAAATAGCTAATTTGAACTCTCTTCAAAAGCTTGACCTCAGTTCAAATTTGCTGGTGGGAAAGATACCACCACAGCTTGCAGAAATGCAACGTCTAGAAATTCTGAATCTCTCCCACAATAATTTCTCGAGTTCCATTTCGTCTGATTTTGGCGAAATGAAGAGCTTGACAATGGTTGATATGTCCTTCAACCAATTGGAGGGTCCCATTCCTAATTCCAAAGCCTTCCACAATGCTCCATTTGAAGCATTCAGAAACAACAAAGGCTTATGTGGTAACGTCACTGGTTTGCAGCTTTGCCCAACAAAGACTCAGAATCGTCATGGTAAAGAGGGCAAAAAAGTGAGAATATTGATCATATTGATCCCTATTTTCTGCAGCTTATTTCTTCTATCCATTTTTGTAATTCTATACATTCATcatagaagaagaagagtgaCAAAAACAAACACTCCAGATGACATTGAAACACAAAATCAAGATCTGTTTGCAATATGGAGCTACGATGGGAAGATGGTGTATGAAAACATCATCGAAGCAACGGAGGAattcaactccaaatattgcatCGGAGGGGGAGGAACAGGGAGTGTTTACAAAGCAGAATTAAGCACTGGTCAAGTTGTTGCTGTGAAGAAGCTTCATGCAAATACAGATGGTGATGATCACGAGATGTCTCAATATCTCAAAGCTTTTACAAGTGAGATTCAAACATTAACACAAATGCGACATCTTAACATAGTCAAGTTATACGGGTTCTGTTCACATCCAAGacacttttttttggtttatgagTTCATAGAAGGTGGAAACTTGCGAAATGTTCTAAACaatgaagaagaagtagaagcaTTTGGTTGGAGCAAAAGGATAATCGTTGTAAAAGGTGTGGCAGATGCATTATCCTACATGCACCATGATTGTTTGCCCCCTATAATCCATAGAGATATATCAACCAAAAATATTCTGCTGAATACAGAACGTGATCAAGCTTATGTTTCTGATTTTGGGACCGCCAGAATTCTCAATCCGGATTCATCTAACTGGACTTCGTTTGCTGGAACTTTTGGATATGTTGCTCCAG AACTTGCTTATACAAGGGAAGTGAATGAGAAATGCGATGTGTATAGCTTTGGAGCGTTGACGTTGGAAATACTTGTGGGGAGGCATCCAGGAGATCTCATTTCATCTCTTACCTCTATgtcatcctcatcatcatctGAAACACCAGCTTACCACAAAGTAGCACTAATGGATGTTTTGGATCGGCGCTTATCCCTTCCATCAGATCAAGAGGCCAGGAAAATGCTCTATCTTGCTAAGATTGCATTTGCATGCTTGAGTGGCACTCCACAATCTCGTCCAACAATGAAACAGGTTGCTCAGAAGCTCTCAACTCAGACCCGTCAATTGTTAAAACCTTTTGCTTTACATACATTAGGAGATCTGCTTGATTTCAGTGATTCTACTTCCTAA
- the LOC112490524 gene encoding probable leucine-rich repeat receptor-like protein kinase At1g35710, translated as MKSLRNLSSDNNDLTGPIPASFGNLTNLFVLYLFEIYISGHIPREIGKLRMLNELILQLSGSIPAEIGNMSSLRMLDLSDNNLSGELPASIGNWRNIYQIFLYGNSISGHIPGEIGNLRNLWNLQLLSNQFFGNIPREIGNLRELKILRLSNTKLSGIIPTEIGKLSNLEFLDLNTNNISGQLPVSIGNLAKLNELSLLQNQLSGFLPSTMNNLTSSKNLQLASNSFTGQLPKQICFIKVGAVPEFKKSQISNNHLSSSISPALGKAPQLHVLDLSLNHLTGNIPEELGSLKLFKLMLSENQLSGEIPHIIGMLADLEYLNLAANNLSGSIPKELGGSSKLIQLKLGNNKFEGSVPWEMTNMNSLENLDLSSNLLIGGIPPQLAEMKRLETLNLSHNNLSGLIQSEFDEMKRLTMVDISFNQLEGPIPNSKAFREASFEAFRNNKGLCGNAAGLRLCSHGKRGNKVNILIILVSFFGSLFLLSIFVILYTLHRRQVKKTNIPDEQETQNQNMFEL; from the exons ATGAAATCTTTGAGAAACCTTTCTTCAGATAATAACGACCTCACAGGTCCCATTCCTGCCTCTTTTGGAAACTTGACCAATTTATTTGTCTTGTACCTTTTTGAAATATACATTTCTGGACATATTCCAAGAGAAATAGGAAAGCTGAGAATGTTAAACGAACTTATTCTTCAACTCTCTGGAAGTATTCCTGCAGAAATTGGAAATATGAGCAGCCTAAGAATGCTTGATCTTAGTGACAATAATCTCTCTGGTGAACTTCCTGCTTCCATAGGAAACTGGAGAaacatatatcaaatttttctttatGGAAACAGCATTTCTGGACATATTCCGGGAGAAATTGGAAACCTGAGAAATTTATGGAACCTTCAGCTTttatcaaatcaattttttggaaatattccTAGAGAAATTGGAAACTTAAGAGAGTTAAAGATTCTTAGGCTTTCTAACACTAAACTTTCTGGTATTATTCCTACAGAAATTGGAAAGTTGAGCAACTTAGAATTTCTTGACCTTAATACCAACAATATCTCTGGTCAACTTCCTGTTTCCATAGGAAACTTGGCAAAACTCAACGAACTCAGTTTGCTCCAAAACCAGCTCAGTGGCTTTCTTCCTTCAACAATGAATAACCTGACTAGCTCAAAGAATCTGCAATTGGCTTCAAATAGCTTCACTGGACAATTGCCAAAACAAATAT GTTTCATCAAAGTGGGGGCGGTGCCAGAATTTAAGAAATCTCAAATCTCCAACAACCATCTTTCAAGCTCCATATCACCTGCGCTTGGTAAGGCACCTCAGCTTCATGTACTTGACCTGTCCTTAAATCATCTTACCGGAAATATTCCAGAGGAACTTGGAAGTTTGAAGTTATTCAAACTTATGCTAAGTGAAAATCAACTATCTGGAGAGATTCCTCACATAATCGGAATGCTAGCTGATCTGGAGTACTTAAACTTGGCAGCAAACAATCTAAGTGGCTCAATTCCAAAAGAACTTGGAGGGAGCTCTAAGTTGATACAATTGAAATTGGGAAACAATAAATTTGAGGGAAGTGTTCCTTGGGAGATGACTAATATGAACTCTCTTGAAAACCTTgatttaagttctaatctaCTGATTGGAGGGATACCACCTCAGCTTGCAGAAATGAAACGTTTAGAAACTCTAAATCTCTCGCACAATAATCTTTCTGGTTTAATTCAGTCCGAGTTTGATGAAATGAAGAGGTTGACAATGGTTGATATATCCTTCAACCAATTGGAAGGTCCtattccaaattccaaagctttcCGCGAGGCTTCGTTTGAAGCATTCAGAAACAACAAAGGCTTGTGTGGTAATGCTGCTGGTTTGCGGCTTTGCTCTCATGGTAAAAGGGGCAACAAAGTCAACATATTGATCATACTGGTATCTTTTTTCGGTAGCCTGTTTCTTCTATCCATTTTTGTAATTCTATACACTCTTCATAGAAGACAAGTGAAGAAAACAAACATCCCAGATGAGCAAGAAACACAAAATCAGAATATGTTTGAATTATGA